CCGCCGAGCGTTCCCGCTCCCAGCAGGATCACCGCAGCCAGGATCGCCAGGAGGACGATCGCCCAGACCGGGAACCGTCGTGAACGATGCGCGTGGTCGTCGCACGATGACGTCATGTCGCGCCCCCTTCGACTTCGTTGACGAAATGGTGAGCGTGGTCACGCAGCCTTGGCTAGACAGTTTGGCCGGCGGCGCTGCACCGCTGACGGATGACCGCGCACCCGAAGGACACGGCGTGTACGCGTGCCCTTCGGGGCGGACGATCAGGCGGCGAGGACGAACTCGTCGCAATTCCGGGCGAGGGCCAGCCGCAGCCCCCGGCGGGCGCGTGCCGCGAGGGCGGTGGCTGCTCCGACGGTCATGCCGAGGTCGGCGGCCACCGCGGCCATCGGGAGGTCCTGCAGGGAGGTGAGGATGAGGACGCGCTGCCACCGCGCCGGCAGGCTGCGGAACGGCTTCTCGAGTTCTCCGAGGTCGGTGACCTCGAACTCGTAGCTGCCCACCGCAGTGTCCTCGTTGAAGGGGACGACGGTCGCACGCGAGTCACGGGCACCCCAGGTCGCTGCGACGTTGCGGATGGCGGTGCGGAGGTAGTGCGCGAATCCGAGCATCGGACCGTTTCCGTTGCGCAGCGAGCTCAGCACTTTCGCGAAGGCTTCCTGGACGATGTCCTGCGCGTCGTAGCGCGAGGTGGTCGAGCGGGCGACGTGGTGGGCCCAGCCCTGGTAGCGGTGCCACAGCTCTCCGAACACCGCGTGCTCGCCCTGACGGACGCGCTCGAGCAGCTCCAGGTCGGTGGGACGGACGTTGTTCGCGGTGGTCATCATGCCTCCTCGGTCGGGGTGGCGGATGGGGTGTCTCCCGATCCGATGACCCCAGACTCGATGCCGTGTCCGCGCCTCCAGAACCGGGGAACTACGCAGTCACTACCGAGTCGGAGGCCGGCGCGAAGTCGGGCAGACGATCGCCCTTCCCGAACATCGCCGCGAGCGCAGCGACGGTCCGCTGGGCGGCGGCGCCATCGCCGAAGGGGCTGGCCGCCTGGGCCATCCGCGCGTGTCGTACCGGGTCGGTCAGCAGGTGCGCCGACTCCTCGACGATGGCCTCCACGCGCGTCCCCACCAGCCGTGAGGTGCCCGCGAGCACCGCCTCCGGACGCTCGGTCGTGTCGCGCAGGACGAGCACCGGCGTGCCGAGGGCGGGCGCCTCCTCCTGCACGCCGCCGGAGTCGGTGAGGATGAGCGTCGCGCGGTCCATCAGGTGCACCATCTCGGGGAAGGCGACCGGAGCGGTGACCAGGATGTTGTGCGCCGTGCCGAGCGCCGACAGCAGGTGCTCCCGCACCGCCGGGTTCGGGTGCGCGGGGAGCACGAAGACGTGGTCCGGGAAGCGCGCGGAGAGCACACGGACGGCCGCACCGATGCGCTGCATCGGCTCCCCGTGGTTCTCGCGGCGGTGCGCCGTGATGAGCACCATCGGACGGTCGCCGGAGACGGTCTCGGCGAGCGCCGGGTCGGTGAACTCCGGCTCGCGGCCGAGCATGAGGTGGAGCGCGTCGATGACCGTGTTGCCGGTCACGGCGATCCGCTCCTCCGGAACCGCGGAGGCGAGCAGGTTGCGCCGAGCGTGCTGTGTGGGCGCCAGGTGCAGGCTGGCGATCTGGCCGACGATGCGGCGGTTCGCCTCTTCCGGGAACGGGTCGAAGAGGTCGCCGCTCCGCAGGCCGGCTTCGACGTGGATGACCGGGATCTTGCGCTCGAAGGCCGCGAGCGCCGCGGCCATCGCCGAGGTCGTGTCCCCCTGCACCATGACGGCATCGGGCGCGTGCTCGTCGAGGAGGGCCTGGAGACCCGTCATCGTCCGCACCGTGATGTCGTGCAGCGTCTGCCCGGCAGTCATGATGCCGAGGTCGGCGTCCGCCGTCACGTCGAAGACGCCGTTGACCTGGTCGAGGATCTCCCGGTGCTGCCCGGTGAGGACCACCGTCGGCGTGAAGTGCGGGGACTCGCGCAATGCTCGGACCACCGGCGCCATCTTGATGGCCTCGGGGCGCGTTCCGTAGACGGGCATGATCGTGAGCACGGGATGTCTCCTCTCGTCGCGAGGGCGCTGACTGCGCCCTCGTACCTAGAGACGGAGCGAACCGCGCCAATCTGACGCGTGATCGGCCCGGGGTAGCGTGGCGTCATGACTCTGACCGTCGAGAACCAGCCCGATCAGTCCCGCTATGCCCTCCTACAGGACGGCGAGGCCATCGGAGTGGCGGAGTACCAGCTGCGCGACGGCGCCATCGTCTTCACCCACACCGAGGTGGACGAGGAGAAGCGCGAGAAGGGGATGGCGTCCACCCTGGTGAAGGCGGCGCTCGACGACGTTCGCGACAACTCCGAGCTGCGGGTCATCGCGACCTGCCCCTACGTTCGGAGCTGGCTCAGCGAGCATCCCGACTACGCGGAGCTGCAGCAGCGGTAGCACGCCCGCCTTCCGAGGGCTCCCGGCCCGGAGCGCGCTGGCCGTGACCCGCCGGTCCGAGGTCGAGCGTGATCTTGCCACCCTCCCAGGCAGCGTCGCCCTTATCGCCGGGCAGCGGCGCGGGCGCGGGGAGGAGCGTCTGCCGGTCCAGCTCCTGCTGGGCCTCGTGGCGGGTCGGCGCGAAGACCTCGTCGAACGAGCCGCCGATGGCGCCGCTCATGGTGCCGGAGCCCCTCTGCGCCTTGTTGGAGAGGTCGATCCAGCCGAGCTTGACCGCGAGCACGATAAGCCCGACGAATGCCGCCACGATCCCCACGACCCACCAATTCACG
This region of Leifsonia sp. fls2-241-R2A-40a genomic DNA includes:
- the wecB gene encoding UDP-N-acetylglucosamine 2-epimerase (non-hydrolyzing), which translates into the protein MLTIMPVYGTRPEAIKMAPVVRALRESPHFTPTVVLTGQHREILDQVNGVFDVTADADLGIMTAGQTLHDITVRTMTGLQALLDEHAPDAVMVQGDTTSAMAAALAAFERKIPVIHVEAGLRSGDLFDPFPEEANRRIVGQIASLHLAPTQHARRNLLASAVPEERIAVTGNTVIDALHLMLGREPEFTDPALAETVSGDRPMVLITAHRRENHGEPMQRIGAAVRVLSARFPDHVFVLPAHPNPAVREHLLSALGTAHNILVTAPVAFPEMVHLMDRATLILTDSGGVQEEAPALGTPVLVLRDTTERPEAVLAGTSRLVGTRVEAIVEESAHLLTDPVRHARMAQAASPFGDGAAAQRTVAALAAMFGKGDRLPDFAPASDSVVTA
- a CDS encoding GNAT family N-acetyltransferase; the protein is MTLTVENQPDQSRYALLQDGEAIGVAEYQLRDGAIVFTHTEVDEEKREKGMASTLVKAALDDVRDNSELRVIATCPYVRSWLSEHPDYAELQQR
- a CDS encoding sigma-70 family RNA polymerase sigma factor codes for the protein MTTANNVRPTDLELLERVRQGEHAVFGELWHRYQGWAHHVARSTTSRYDAQDIVQEAFAKVLSSLRNGNGPMLGFAHYLRTAIRNVAATWGARDSRATVVPFNEDTAVGSYEFEVTDLGELEKPFRSLPARWQRVLILTSLQDLPMAAVAADLGMTVGAATALAARARRGLRLALARNCDEFVLAA